In Vicingus serpentipes, the following are encoded in one genomic region:
- a CDS encoding exo-beta-N-acetylmuramidase NamZ family protein: MYNKNSNLKLMQLKEIGFIIIISLFSISCVGQDDSKTTTNQNNTIKVKEAPIIKDIIVAANLTDQYIPLLKDKKVGIVGNHTSLINQTHLVDSLLNLGIDVVKVFSPEHGFRGNADAGEKVNSNIDEKTKLPIVSLYGKNKKPSTEQLKGLNVVVFDIQDVGTRFYTYISTMSYVMEACAENNIKVIVLDRPNPNGHYIDGPILNPKFSSFIGMHQVPIVHGMTIGEYAQMANGEHWLANSVSCDLTVIKMENYDHNSTYTLPLKPSPNLPNMKSIYLYPFLCLFEGTPYSIGRGTEKPFQIIGHPNMDSVNFSFIPKSMEGAKNPKLKNEKCFGVDLSLIEEHELRNQKSIELKWLIEAYKNANDKDNFFSSSFNLLAGSDELQTQLKNGLTEKEIKASWQDGLAQFKETRKKYLLYKDFE, from the coding sequence ATGTATAACAAAAATAGTAATTTGAAATTGATGCAATTGAAGGAAATAGGTTTTATTATAATCATCTCATTATTTAGTATTTCTTGTGTTGGACAAGATGACTCTAAAACAACAACCAATCAAAACAATACTATAAAAGTTAAAGAAGCTCCAATAATTAAAGATATTATTGTTGCTGCAAATCTTACCGACCAATATATCCCTTTATTAAAAGATAAAAAGGTTGGAATTGTTGGGAATCATACTTCACTAATTAACCAAACTCACTTAGTAGATTCCTTATTGAATTTAGGTATTGATGTAGTAAAAGTATTTAGTCCAGAGCATGGTTTTAGAGGTAATGCTGATGCAGGAGAAAAAGTAAATTCAAACATTGACGAAAAAACAAAATTACCTATAGTTTCATTATACGGCAAAAACAAAAAACCATCAACCGAACAACTAAAAGGATTAAATGTAGTTGTCTTTGATATTCAAGATGTTGGTACACGTTTTTACACTTATATTTCTACTATGAGTTATGTAATGGAAGCTTGTGCTGAAAACAACATTAAAGTTATTGTGTTAGACCGCCCTAATCCAAATGGACATTATATTGACGGGCCTATACTTAACCCTAAATTCAGCTCATTTATTGGCATGCACCAAGTGCCAATTGTACACGGAATGACAATTGGAGAATATGCTCAAATGGCAAATGGAGAGCATTGGTTAGCTAACAGCGTCAGTTGTGATTTAACAGTTATAAAAATGGAGAATTACGATCACAACTCAACTTATACTTTACCTTTAAAACCATCGCCAAATTTGCCTAACATGAAATCTATTTACCTCTATCCTTTCTTGTGTTTATTTGAAGGAACACCTTATAGCATTGGAAGAGGTACTGAGAAACCTTTCCAAATAATTGGCCATCCAAATATGGATTCTGTTAATTTTAGCTTTATTCCAAAAAGTATGGAGGGCGCCAAAAACCCAAAACTTAAAAATGAAAAATGTTTTGGTGTTGACTTATCGTTAATTGAAGAACATGAGTTAAGAAACCAAAAAAGCATAGAATTAAAATGGCTCATCGAAGCTTATAAAAATGCCAACGATAAAGACAACTTTTTTAGTTCTTCATTTAATTTATTAGCGGGAAGTGATGAGCTACAAACTCAATTAAAAAATGGCCTAACTGAAAAGGAAATTAAAGCTTCATGGCAAGATGGATTAGCACAATTTAAAGAAACTAGAAAAAAGTATTTGCTCTACAAAGACTTTGAATAG
- a CDS encoding NUDIX hydrolase: protein MNNFKSFLSEQLLADLPGKLAHQEAAPYRKVDYDTLDLNTVKKSGVLILFYNKGEETHLVLIQRPIYNGTHSGQIAFPGGKVEESDKDIIHTALREANEEVGVEMNDVEVLGQLSDVYIPVSNFLVTPVIGVINYTPRFIPELREVAEIIELRIGHLIEVETLRLNKIKLSNGLQMEVPTFEFNQKIIWGATALMLNELRYLLKGYSKSL from the coding sequence ATGAATAATTTTAAATCGTTTTTAAGTGAACAACTTTTAGCTGATTTACCAGGTAAATTAGCACATCAAGAAGCAGCTCCTTACCGTAAAGTTGATTATGACACACTTGATTTAAATACCGTAAAAAAAAGTGGCGTATTAATTCTGTTTTATAATAAAGGAGAGGAAACACATTTAGTTTTAATTCAACGACCAATTTATAATGGAACCCATAGTGGTCAAATTGCTTTCCCCGGAGGTAAAGTTGAGGAATCAGATAAAGACATTATCCATACTGCATTAAGAGAGGCTAATGAAGAAGTTGGGGTTGAAATGAATGATGTTGAGGTTCTTGGTCAGCTATCAGATGTTTATATTCCGGTGAGTAATTTTTTAGTAACACCAGTAATAGGAGTAATTAATTATACTCCTCGTTTTATTCCAGAATTAAGAGAAGTTGCAGAAATTATAGAATTACGAATAGGTCATTTAATCGAAGTGGAAACGTTGCGTTTAAATAAAATTAAACTCAGTAATGGATTGCAAATGGAAGTGCCCACTTTTGAGTTTAATCAAAAAATAATTTGGGGAGCAACAGCTTTAATGCTAAATGAGTTGAGGTATTTGTTAAAAGGCTATTCAAAGTCTTTGTAG
- a CDS encoding WG repeat-containing protein: MYKRGLILTILSLLICFKVFSGGLKCGFEALSIYDYFKAKKTFEKSLKKQTAGAAYGLSVIYSLNNNPFYNLDSALYYINKSDSSFVLLDAKKKLKLAELKVDSLSLFTQRTFVDEKWFEKVQESNTIVAYNLFLKQNKGAKQTAKVIEARNQLAYQEAMSINTSVGYLDFLNQYPKANQVDEVKGLYEKVLFQEYTQNNTVENNVRFISENSNNPFVNQAQQNIYEISTKDKSINSYYSFLKTFPNNPHVSSAWRNIYSLSTQEHTAENIEKFFKNYPEYPFKNELVKEYKLANAVYYQLNKNDKWGFVNDSLNVVIPIVYDWVSDFFEGAAAVGKQGKVGFINKAGEVIISFQYDEAHSYNKGLAVVGLNDKYGIINKIGEIVVPLMYDDIGELTNKFVWVELEDKYGFIDHKGNLKVGLEFESVGDFKSGVAYVLKNGKYGLIDTNLYYVVKPKYDWIDALNIDFIRIQENGLFGVINKKGEYVIPPNYTQLSELQNGWAMIVEDSLYGYVNQKGEIQIPIQFSYLEGVINWGLFNENNYARVVSEGKFGLIDSTGTKFVPCLFEDVGAISEGLIAIKRHGKWGFCDLNTKLRIPYSYISVTGFKNGLSIVNLNGKYGIIDTKANFVISADYEEINWFQDSYLMVKREGLYGVITKQNQPIIPIQYSKIELTKDEKLLRLFIEDGFEYKHLNQVFKADE; the protein is encoded by the coding sequence ATGTATAAGAGAGGTTTAATTTTAACAATTTTAAGTTTATTAATTTGTTTCAAAGTCTTTTCTGGCGGGCTAAAATGTGGCTTTGAAGCATTGTCTATTTACGATTATTTTAAGGCAAAAAAAACCTTTGAAAAATCGTTGAAAAAGCAAACTGCAGGCGCAGCTTATGGATTAAGCGTTATATATTCTTTAAACAACAATCCTTTTTACAATCTCGATTCGGCTCTTTACTATATCAATAAAAGTGATTCAAGCTTTGTTTTACTCGATGCAAAGAAGAAATTAAAATTAGCTGAACTAAAAGTTGATTCCTTGTCGCTATTTACTCAACGAACTTTTGTTGATGAAAAATGGTTTGAAAAAGTTCAAGAATCGAATACAATTGTAGCTTATAATTTATTTCTAAAACAAAACAAAGGAGCAAAACAAACGGCTAAGGTTATTGAAGCTAGAAATCAATTAGCTTATCAAGAAGCAATGAGCATAAATACTTCAGTTGGGTATCTCGATTTTTTAAATCAATACCCTAAAGCCAATCAAGTTGATGAGGTGAAAGGATTGTATGAAAAAGTTTTGTTTCAAGAATACACTCAAAACAATACTGTAGAAAATAATGTTCGGTTTATAAGTGAAAATTCGAATAACCCTTTTGTAAATCAAGCACAACAAAATATTTATGAGATATCTACTAAAGACAAATCGATTAACTCCTACTATTCTTTTTTAAAAACGTTTCCAAACAACCCTCATGTATCTTCTGCTTGGCGAAACATTTACAGTTTATCTACCCAAGAACATACGGCAGAAAATATTGAAAAGTTTTTTAAGAACTATCCCGAATATCCTTTTAAAAATGAATTGGTAAAAGAGTATAAACTAGCCAATGCAGTTTATTATCAACTTAATAAAAATGATAAATGGGGTTTTGTAAACGACAGCTTAAATGTAGTAATACCTATTGTTTACGATTGGGTAAGCGATTTTTTTGAAGGTGCAGCAGCAGTTGGAAAGCAAGGTAAGGTTGGTTTTATTAATAAAGCAGGAGAGGTAATTATTTCTTTTCAGTATGATGAAGCACACTCCTATAACAAGGGACTAGCAGTGGTTGGATTAAACGATAAATACGGAATAATAAATAAAATTGGAGAAATAGTAGTTCCTCTAATGTATGATGATATTGGTGAATTAACCAATAAGTTTGTTTGGGTAGAGTTGGAGGATAAATATGGGTTTATTGATCATAAAGGCAACTTAAAAGTTGGGTTAGAATTTGAGTCTGTTGGCGATTTTAAGTCGGGTGTTGCTTACGTGCTTAAAAACGGCAAATATGGTTTAATTGATACTAATTTGTATTATGTTGTAAAACCAAAGTACGATTGGATAGATGCCTTAAATATTGATTTTATTCGTATACAAGAAAACGGATTGTTTGGTGTAATTAATAAAAAAGGAGAATACGTTATTCCTCCAAATTATACTCAATTATCTGAATTGCAAAACGGATGGGCAATGATAGTAGAGGATAGCTTATATGGTTATGTTAATCAAAAAGGAGAAATACAAATACCTATTCAATTTAGCTATTTAGAAGGGGTTATCAATTGGGGATTGTTTAATGAAAATAATTATGCTCGGGTAGTTTCTGAAGGGAAATTTGGGCTGATTGATTCTACAGGAACTAAATTCGTACCTTGTTTATTTGAAGATGTAGGGGCAATTTCAGAAGGACTAATAGCGATAAAAAGACATGGTAAATGGGGTTTTTGTGATTTAAATACAAAATTGAGAATTCCATACAGTTACATTTCTGTTACTGGATTTAAAAACGGATTGTCTATTGTTAATTTAAATGGCAAATATGGAATAATAGATACAAAAGCTAATTTTGTAATTTCAGCAGATTACGAAGAAATTAATTGGTTTCAAGATTCTTATTTAATGGTAAAACGAGAAGGTCTTTACGGTGTAATAACCAAACAAAATCAACCAATTATACCAATTCAGTATTCAAAAATTGAGTTGACAAAAGATGAAAAATTATTAAGGTTATTTATTGAAGATGGTTTTGAATACAAACATTTAAATCAAGTTTTCAAGGCAGATGAATAA
- a CDS encoding MltF family protein, protein MIKFLKHISYIVIVLVACTPKPKDANRKIIDRDIDKIKTNGSLKALINYSSTSYFLYKGIPMGFEYELLKKYTEHIGVELEVIPIKNMDSVFVDLNSGVADIVAANLTITNQRLTEVNFTLPIIITKQVLVQRKPDNWRKMNKKELANSLLQSPLDLAGKTVVVREGSSFNTRLKSLNNEIGGQLKIETVAGETTMEQLIEKLVKKEINYTVADKNIALVNQWHYPNIDASLTLSLDQKIAWATRTNADSLTLSINNWLNDFQKTKKFKILYNKYFNNKHLFTSRVKNQYYTLESGQISPYDDLIKKHAKSINWDWELLAAMIYQESHFNNNAIGWGGSFGLMQMMPQTGERFGVDTSSTPEQNIIAGVKYIKKLNRIWEKSIDDTLARIPFILASYNTGPGHVIDAKKLAKKYNKNPLVWEDVSYYLLHKSEPKYYKDDVVKHGYCKGYIVYDYVNEILERYHHYKTIMEEKKM, encoded by the coding sequence ATGATAAAATTTTTAAAACATATCAGTTATATAGTTATTGTTTTAGTTGCGTGTACTCCAAAACCAAAGGATGCTAATCGTAAAATTATTGATAGAGATATTGACAAAATAAAAACTAACGGCAGCCTAAAAGCTCTCATAAATTACAGTTCTACTAGTTATTTTCTTTACAAAGGAATACCAATGGGATTTGAATATGAATTACTTAAAAAATACACTGAACACATTGGAGTAGAGCTCGAAGTAATTCCTATCAAAAATATGGATAGTGTTTTTGTAGATTTAAACAGTGGTGTTGCCGACATTGTTGCAGCCAACCTTACTATTACTAACCAACGATTAACTGAAGTAAATTTTACATTACCCATTATTATTACTAAACAAGTGCTGGTTCAACGAAAACCTGACAATTGGCGAAAAATGAATAAAAAAGAATTGGCTAATTCACTTTTACAATCGCCACTCGACTTAGCTGGTAAAACAGTCGTAGTAAGAGAAGGCTCCTCTTTTAATACACGACTAAAAAGTTTAAATAATGAAATTGGTGGGCAATTAAAAATTGAAACCGTTGCCGGAGAAACCACCATGGAACAGCTTATTGAAAAACTCGTTAAAAAAGAAATTAACTATACAGTTGCCGACAAAAACATTGCATTAGTTAACCAATGGCACTACCCAAATATAGATGCTAGCTTAACACTAAGTTTAGACCAAAAAATTGCTTGGGCAACACGAACAAATGCCGACAGTTTAACCCTTTCAATTAACAATTGGTTAAATGATTTTCAGAAAACTAAAAAGTTTAAAATTTTATACAACAAGTACTTTAACAACAAACACCTATTTACCTCTCGGGTAAAAAACCAATACTACACGCTTGAAAGCGGACAAATTTCGCCCTACGACGATTTGATAAAAAAACACGCGAAATCTATTAATTGGGATTGGGAATTATTGGCTGCCATGATCTACCAAGAATCGCACTTTAACAATAATGCTATTGGCTGGGGAGGGTCGTTTGGGTTAATGCAAATGATGCCACAAACAGGCGAAAGATTTGGCGTTGATACATCATCAACTCCTGAGCAAAACATTATTGCTGGAGTTAAATACATTAAAAAATTAAACCGTATTTGGGAAAAAAGTATTGACGATACCTTAGCCCGAATTCCTTTTATTTTAGCAAGTTACAATACCGGTCCAGGACATGTAATTGATGCTAAAAAGTTAGCTAAAAAATACAATAAGAACCCTTTAGTTTGGGAAGATGTAAGTTATTATTTACTACACAAATCGGAACCGAAATATTACAAAGACGATGTGGTAAAACATGGCTACTGCAAAGGTTATATTGTTTACGACTATGTAAATGAAATATTAGAACGCTACCACCATTATAAAACGATAATGGAAGAAAAAAAGATGTAA
- a CDS encoding GNAT family N-acetyltransferase produces the protein MISIVKATLQDAPLLSKIGQQTFMESHGKSAPEKDLNNYMENNLSLENFKNELADSSNIYHLFYSNNRAAGYSKIILNTSNKNLKEENITKLERLYILKEFYNLKLGYHLLLFNVNLAKQNSQSGLWLNVWTENKRAINFYKKTGFKIIGEYLFKISATHSNPNHQLFLAIN, from the coding sequence ATGATTTCAATTGTAAAAGCTACATTGCAAGACGCTCCATTACTCTCTAAAATTGGGCAACAAACCTTTATGGAATCGCATGGAAAAAGTGCTCCAGAAAAAGACCTAAACAACTACATGGAAAACAACTTAAGTTTAGAAAATTTCAAAAACGAATTAGCAGACTCATCTAATATTTACCACCTTTTTTATTCTAATAACCGAGCTGCTGGTTACTCTAAAATTATTTTAAACACATCCAACAAAAACCTTAAAGAGGAAAACATTACCAAATTGGAGCGCTTGTATATTTTAAAAGAATTTTACAATTTAAAACTGGGCTATCACTTATTGCTATTTAATGTAAACTTAGCAAAACAAAATAGTCAAAGTGGCTTATGGTTAAATGTTTGGACAGAAAACAAAAGAGCCATTAATTTTTATAAAAAAACAGGGTTTAAAATTATTGGTGAGTATTTATTTAAAATTTCTGCAACTCACTCTAACCCTAATCATCAATTGTTTTTAGCTATAAACTAA